A window of the Lolium perenne isolate Kyuss_39 chromosome 7, Kyuss_2.0, whole genome shotgun sequence genome harbors these coding sequences:
- the LOC127314354 gene encoding photosystem II reaction center proteins PsbY, chloroplastic, which produces MATIATMAMLKPAAKMQAPSSSAARASPTGISLRTLHKKGALAVSPAAAAMAGAFFSSLATSEPAMAAQRIADVAAASPTDDNRGLLLLFVVSPALGWVLFNILQPALNQLNKMRSEKALVAGLGIGAAAAAGLAAAPEPASAAVQELAALAAATPTDDNRGLLLLFVVAPAIGWVLFNILQPALNQLNKMRSN; this is translated from the coding sequence ATGGCGACCATAGCCACCATGGCCATGCTCAAGCCCGCCGCCAAGATGCAGGCGCCGTCGTCCAGCGCCGCCCGGGCGTCGCCGACCGGCATCTCGCTGCGCACCCTGCACAAGAAGGGAGCCCTGGCCGTGTCCCCCGCGGCCGCGGCCATGGCGGGCGCCTTCTTCTCCTCGCTGGCGACGTCGGAACCGGCGATGGCGGCGCAGAGGATCGCCGACGTGGCGGCGGCCTCGCCGACCGATGACAACCGGGGCCTGCTGCTGCTCTTCGTGGTGTCGCCGGCGCTCGGGTGGGTGCTCTTCAACATCCTCCAGCCGGCGCTCAACCAGCTCAACAAGATGCGGTCCGAGAAGGCGCTCGTCGCCGGGCTCGGCATcggcgccgccgcggccgccggccTGGCCGCCGCGCCGGAGCCGGCCTCCGCCGCCGTGCAGGAGCTCGCCGCGCTGGCGGCCGCGACGCCAACAGACGACAACCGGGGCCTGCTGCTGCTCTTCGTCGTCGCGCCCGCCATCGGCTGGGTGCTCTTCAACATCCTGCAGCCGGCGCTCAACCAGCTCAACAAGATGCGGTCCAACTGA